Proteins encoded within one genomic window of Cryptococcus tetragattii IND107 chromosome 12, whole genome shotgun sequence:
- a CDS encoding ATP-dependent RNA helicase DBP9, whose translation MFSKNNQPSDALLDADFSFSQPPFSTLIDSRILVALADQKFAHPTLVQAKAIPLLLDGKDVLARARTGSGKTAAYVVPAVQKLLEAKADLSPASAEYQATRAVILVPTKELALQVSSFIKNVTKYCEGLVQCVDVAAGGASIQRVLLNDKPDIVISTPTKLLSLLQSKSLSLSQLSFLAIDEADLLLSYGFKDDLTRIMDPTCGWIPKLGVQGCLMSATLSDDVEGIKGLILRNPAILTLSEPAAASSLLTQHYTHTSERDKFLLIYVLLKLKLIRGKSIIFVNDVERGYRVKLFLEQFGVKCCVVNSELPLASRYHVVEEFNRGVYDVIVATDEGAGADAEEEEDVKQEENESEEEEGEDAEEEVKDEEKESKGEAEPAAGPSKRRAASPPSKPNKRARRADPTSSLARGIDFTSASSVINFDLPLTSTSYMHRVGRTARAGQSGLALSFVVPREKWGKDKAVSIKSAEKDEKVFERIKERVKKESGSEIKEWDWGGRKGEIEGFRYRMEDALKAVTGKRVAEARREEVRRELLNSEKLKSHFAANPLDLSYLRHDAPLHPTRQQTHLKHVPNYLMPKIAALPTGGDVTDHAGIGFSRRGRGGHRGRGGRGGKSGRGKKVDPLKFK comes from the exons ATGTTTTCCAAAAACAACCAGCCTTCCGACGCACTACTTGA CGCCGATTTCTCATTTTCCCAACCCCCTTTTTCGACTCTCATTGATTCTCGAATCCTGGTAGCCCTTGCAGATCAAAAGTTTGCTCATCCAACTTTAGTACAGGCTAAGGCCATACCTCTTTTGCTCGACGGAAAAGATGTTCTTGCCCGAGCTAGGACAGGAAGCGGTAAGACCGCTGCCTATGTAGTCCCAGCTGTGCAGAAACTCTTGGAGGCCAAAGCT GATCTTTCCCCTGCCTCCGCGGAGTATCAAGCTACCAGAGCTGTCATTCTTGTACCCACCAAAGAGTTGGCTTTGcaagtttcttctttcatcaaGAACGTCACCAAGTACTGTGAGGGTCTAGTGCAATGCGTCGATGTTGCTGCAGGTGGAGCTAGTATCCAAAG AGTGCTTCTCAATGACAAGCCCgacatcgtcatctccaCCCCTACAAagcttctttccctcttgcAGTCTAaatccctctccctctctcaacTTTCGTTCCTTGCTATCGATGAGGCGGatcttttgctttcttACGGTTTTAAAGACGACCTCACCAGAATTATGGACCCCACCTGCGGATGGATCCCCAAGCTTGGTGTGCAAGGTTGCCTTATGAGTGCCACCTTGAGTGACGACGTCGAAGGTATCAAGGGTCTTATCCTTCGTAACCCC GCCATTCTCACCCTATCTGAACCCGCCGCCGCCTCGTCTCTCCTCACCCAACACTACACGCACACTTCGGAACGAGACAAGTTCCTCCTTATTTACGTCCTTCTTAAGCTGAAACTTATACGCGGTAAATCAATTATCTTTGTCAATGACGTCGAACGTGGTTATCGAgtcaaactcttcctcgAACAATTCGGCGTTAAATGTTGTGTTGTCAACAGCGAACTGCCCTTGGCGAGTAGGTATCACGTGGTTGAGGAGTTCAACAGGGGTGTGTATGATGTCATTGTGGCGACTGATGAGGGTGCTGGAGCCGAcgctgaggaagaggaagatgtaaagcaggaagaaaatgaatcggaggaagaggaaggcgaagatgcggaggaggaagtcaaggacgaagagaaggagagcaagggagaagcagaaCCCGCCGCCGGCCCTTCCAAACGCCGGGCGGCCTCCCCACCTTCTAAGCCCAACAAACGAGCCCGACGCGCGGACCCTACCTCTTCGCTCGCACGTGGTATCGACTTTACCTCCGCCTCGTCCGTGATCAACTTTGATCTTCCTCTCACCTCTACCTCCTACATGCACCGAGTCGGTCGCACTGCCCGAGCTGGTCAATCCGGTCTCGCCCTTTCGTTCGTCGTTCCTAGAGAAAAGTGGGGTAAGGACAAGGCTGTATCAATCAAATCagcagagaaggatgagaaagtGTTTGAGAGGATCAaggagagggtgaagaaggaaagcggCAGTGAAATCAAGGAATGGGACTGGGGGGGCAGGAAGGGGGAAATTGAAGGGTTTAGATACCGAATGGAGGATGCGTTGAAAGCGGTTACTGGCAAGAGGGTGGCCGaagcgagaagagaagaagtcaGGCGAGAGTTGTTGAACAGCGAAAAGCTCAAATCTCACTTTGCCGCCAACCCCCTTGACTTGTCTTACCTCCGGCATGatgctcctcttcatcctaCCCGACAACAAACCCACCTCAAACATGTCCCCAACTATCTTATGCCGAAGATTGCAGCGCTCCCTACTGGCGGGGATGTAACCGATCATGCGGGCATTGGATTTTCTagacgaggaaggggaggccatagaggacgaggaggtagaggaggaaagagtggCAGgggcaagaaggttgaTCCGTTGAAGTTCAAGTAG